One window of the Amia ocellicauda isolate fAmiCal2 chromosome 18, fAmiCal2.hap1, whole genome shotgun sequence genome contains the following:
- the ddx19a gene encoding ATP-dependent RNA helicase DDX19A, which produces MATDSWALAVDEQEAAAESLGGLQIKEKSEDKPKPEAPQAEANGTAKPEENEAEKTEEDDKEDRAAQSLLNKLIRSNLVNSTNQVEVLQRDPNSPLYSIKSFEELRLKPPLLQGVYAMGFNRPSKIQENALPLMLAEPPQNLIAQSQSGTGKTAAFVLAMLSHVDPVHKWPQCLCVSPTYELALQTGKVIEQMGKFYPEVKLAYAIRGNKLERGMKIQEQIVIGTPGTVLDWCVKLKFIDPKKIKVFVLDEADVMIATQGHQDQSIRIQRMLPKDCQMLLFSATFEDSVWRFAQRIVPDPNIIKLKREEETLDTIKQYYVLCNNKEEKFLALCNIYGAITIAQAMIFCHTRKTAGWLAGELSREGHQVALLSGEMMVEQRAAVIERFREGKEKVLVTTNVCARGIDVEQVSVVINFDLPVDKDGNPDNETYLHRIGRTGRFGKRGLAVNMVDSKFSMNILNRIQEHFNKKIEKLDTDDLDEIEKIAN; this is translated from the exons ATGGCTACCGACTCTTGGGCCCTCGCCGTGGACGAGCAGGAGGCCGCGGCCGAGTCG CTGGGTGGCTTGCAGATCAAAGAAAAGAGTGAGGACAAACCCAAGCCCGAGGCGCCCCAGGCTGAGGCCAATG GCACCGCAAAGCCAGAGGAGAACGAAGCAGAGAAGACGGAGGAGGATGACAAGG AGGACCGGGCGGCCCAGTCTCTGTTGAACAAGCTCATCCGCAGTAATCTGGTCAACTCCACCAATCAAGTGGAGGTTCTTCAGAGGGACCCCAACTCCCCGCTGTACTCCATCAAGTCATTCGAGGAGCTGCGGCT GAAGCCGCCTCTGCTCCAGGGTGTCTATGCCATGGGCTTCAACCGGCCCTCGAAGATCCAGGAGAATGCCCTGCCCCTCATGCTGGCCGAGCC CCCACAGAACCTGATCGCGCAGTCGCAGTCAGGGACGGGGAAGACGGCCGCCTTCGTGCTGGCCATGCTGAGCCACGTGGACCCAGTGCACAAGTGGCCGCAG TGTCTGTGCGTGTCCCCCACCTACGAGCTGGCCCTACAGACCGGGAAGGTCATTGAGCAGATGGGCAAGTTCTACCCTGAAGTCAAGCTGGCATACGCCATCCGGGGCAACAAGC TGGAGCGGGGCATGAAGATCCAGGAGCAGATCGTGATCGGCACCCCCGGCACGGTGCTGGACTGGTGTGTGAAGCTCAAGTTCATCGATCCCAAGAAGATCAAAGTGTTCGTTCTGGACGAGGCCGACGTCATGATCGCCACGCAGGGCCACCAGGACCAGAGCATCCGCATCCAGAG gatGTTGCCCAAAGACTGCCAGATGCTGCTGTTCTCCGCCACCTTCGAGGACTCGGTGTGGAGGTTCGCCCAGAGGATCGTGCCCGACCCCAACATCATCAAGCTGAAGCGTGAGGAGGAGACCCTGGACACCATCAAGCAGTACTACGTGCTCTGCAACAACAAGGAGGAGAAGTTCCTGGCGCTCTGCAACATCTATGGCGCCATCACCATCGCGCAGGCCATGATCTTCTGTCAC ACTCGGAAGACCGCCGGCTGGCTGGCGGGAGAGCTGTCCCGGGAGGGCCACCAGGTGGCGCTGCTCAGTGGGGAGATGATGGTGGAGCAGAGAGCCGCGGTGATCGAGCGCTTCAGAGAGGGAAAGGAGAAGGTGCTGGTCACCACCAACGTCTGTGCCAGAG GGATCGACGTGGAGCAGGTGTCCGTGGTGATTAACTTCGACCTGCCCGTGGACAAAGACGGGAACCCGGACAACGAGACGTACCTGCACCGGATCGGCCGCACCGGGCGCTTCGGCAAGAGGGGGCTGGCCGTCAACATGGTGGACAGCAAGTTCAGCATGAACATCCTCAACCGCATCCAGGAGCACTTCA ACAAGAAGATCGAGAAGCTGGACACAGATGACCTGGACGAGATCGAGAAAATCGCCAACTGA